Genomic segment of Nitrospira sp.:
CGTTTGATTACATTACGAAACCCTTTACCAGCGATGAACTTGTGCAAGTGGCACGGCGGGCTTTCGAATCCATGCCGGTGAGCTCTATCGCGACTCGTCCCGCTTTGACAATGGAACGATCGCCGGCGAGTTTGTTGGAGGAGGCGCCTCTGCTGGTCGGGAACAGTGTTGCGATGAGGGAAGTGCTGACGATGATCAATAAGGTGGCGCCGACCGATTCCAATATTCTGGTGTACGGAGAAAGCGGGACGGGGAAGGAAATGATCGCGCGTCTGATCCATGAATCAAGTCTTCGGGCTCAGTGTCCGTTCATCCCCGTCGACTGCGTTTCCCTACAGGACTCTCTCTTGGAAACCGAACTGTTTGGCCATGAGAAAGGGGCGTTCACCGGGGCTCATGTATCAAAGGTCGGCCTGTTCGAGGCGGCCGACGGTGGAACAATTTTTTTGGATGAGGTCAGCGGGATGAGTGCGAACCTCCAAGCTCGGCTGCTGCGTGTCCTACAAGAAAGGCATGTGCGACGGGTCGGTGGGACTAGATTCACCTCGCTGAATGTCCGCGTGATCGCAGCTTCGAATCAAAACCTAGAAGAGCAATGTCGTCGAGGCGCATTTCGTGAAGATCTTTACTACAGGCTGAATGTGATCCCTTTAAATCTTCCGCCGCTTAGAGATCGGGGGGGGGATATTCTCTTACTGGCCAACGAGTTTCTCACGAGGTTTGCACAACAGGTTCGATCAGATTTCGGCACGATCCCGACCATCGATCCATCCGCCGCCGACCTGTTGATGCGATACGCCTGGCCGGGCAATGTGAGGGAATTGCAAAATGTCATGGAACGAGCCGCTGTCCTGGTTGAGGGGCCTACGGTGACCAGTACGCATCTGCCGGAGCGATTACTGAGCCTGGCGGAGCGAGACACCTTACAGCAAGAATCGACTTCGTTCAAACAGGCTAAGCAGCAGGCGGTGGAATCTTTTGAGCGGAGTTTCCTGGTCGATCTCCTGAGACGGAACGATGGGCATATGGGGAGGGCGGCACGTGAAGCAGGAGTAGATCGAAAAACGATCGAGCGGATGGTCAAG
This window contains:
- a CDS encoding sigma-54-dependent Fis family transcriptional regulator, whose protein sequence is MGITGKILIVDDEREALENCRRILSRVSYDCLVTADPADALDMIERERPGLVMTDLRMPKLDGIEVLAAAKRMDPAVLVVLLTAHATVDTAVTAMRYGAFDYITKPFTSDELVQVARRAFESMPVSSIATRPALTMERSPASLLEEAPLLVGNSVAMREVLTMINKVAPTDSNILVYGESGTGKEMIARLIHESSLRAQCPFIPVDCVSLQDSLLETELFGHEKGAFTGAHVSKVGLFEAADGGTIFLDEVSGMSANLQARLLRVLQERHVRRVGGTRFTSLNVRVIAASNQNLEEQCRRGAFREDLYYRLNVIPLNLPPLRDRGGDILLLANEFLTRFAQQVRSDFGTIPTIDPSAADLLMRYAWPGNVRELQNVMERAAVLVEGPTVTSTHLPERLLSLAERDTLQQESTSFKQAKQQAVESFERSFLVDLLRRNDGHMGRAAREAGVDRKTIERMVKKHGLRGLF